In Fragaria vesca subsp. vesca linkage group LG1, FraVesHawaii_1.0, whole genome shotgun sequence, the sequence TTTACAACTTAAGTCAGTCTACTGCTGCTACTCTATTTTTTTTTCTCTTTTCGTTAATTTTTTTTTCCTCTTTGCGTTTTAATGAGAAATTTTGGTAAAATATGAATTATGAAATGTAAATTATGGCATGCATCCTCCTCTATATTTAAATTTTCTGTGCTTGTTGCTGCTGTCTGTTTAAAATTTTTTCTGTTTTACTTGGAAGAATGTGGGAAAGATCAGGGTGTTGTTGCAGGTTCTTTTTTTACCATATAGGATATACCTCGTTTTGGGCAATGTGAATGTCCTATGGCTACTTTTACAGTTAGATTCGGTTAATATTTGATACTCCGGAGTACTATAGAGCTTATGCGGCGGACTCTATAAATCGGGTTGCAAGCGACACTATAGATATCAGTACGGTCGAATTTTGGGCGATTTTTCGGTTGTTTGAGTTTTGGGGAGGGGAACAGAAAGGGCCTACGGAGGGCCAGCAGTTGGTCGCAAGGGACCGAAGCTTAACCACTAAAGTGTACAGTAACAAAAGCAATGGGGCAATGAGACTTTGTTTTTGTGATTTCTGGTTTCTCCCCACTGTTGCTGATTCAGAGTTTTGGGTTCTTTCTTCTTTTTGTTGTTCTTTTTTTGGGTAAGTGAGATGAAATGTGGGATTCCTTTGTTGCTGGTGGAGGTGGTGCCTGATGGAAGTGATTGAAGATATGATGGGTTCACAGTGCACTGTCGATTTTGTTCCATTGGTTTTTGGCTCTCAGCCAGGACTCACAAGATTCTAATTTTAGCCAATTAAGTTGCACACTTTCTCTGGTCTCTCCAGGAATATGACTTCTTAGCTGTAAGCCATGTTTTAGATCACTATTTCTGTGACGATTTCCAGTAGAGGACAACAACTAGTCCATGATTAGCGGTAAACTGGGAGCTTCTTCTTATGCTAACAGTGGGGTTTAGAAATATGAAAAAGAGGTTTTACATGTCTTAATGATGTAGATGTTCTTGGTTAATCACTAATCCTCTCAAAAACTAGAAAGCGACTTTCCCCACGAGATGTGTAATATGTAACAGATTGCAGTTATGTGTGATCAAAGCAAGATCTTTATAGTTTCAATTAGACGATCATTTTGGGTAACTCTATGGTACATTTTCAATGCAAAATAATGGAAGCTCAATTAAAGAAGGATCATGACAAATCATAATCATGAGAAAGTCTACAACCTCCCCATCCACAAAATCAACCTTATGGTTGAACAACTAGTACGGCAAATTTGCAATCATGCTCTAATCTGGAAGTCACTTCAGCTCAACCAACACTTGCCATGGTAAATCCGAGAGGAAGAGTGTCCAAACAGAATCCAATGCACAAAGACCAACACAAATCGATGCCTTCTTTATTTTGTTCTTTCGTATCTGGGTGAGGGGCATAACTGTTTGATCATGGAGGGTACTCGTGTCGTTCATATTCGAGACACTTTTGGTTTATATACAAACACTTGCCAAAATAGTACCTACAAATAAAGCGGATCAGCTTCTTGATCACCTTTTACGATTTGCTCCATGAACATGAGGTTAGGTCATAGTGTCGGGGGCTCTGGAGTGTCATATTTTCATTTCACTTGCATGTTTCATTTGAAGGGCAGCTCTGATGATGTTCCCTCTTGTAATAATTCCAACCTGTGGAGTGACAACAATGGAGTTATGAGAAAAGAAAAAAGAGAGATCAAGAGAGAAGGAACACATGAACTCTTACCAGTTTACCGCTGTCATCTACAACCGGAAGTCGGCGATATTTTGTTTCAAGCAATATCCTGACATCAAATAAATAATAGGAGTTAATGTTTCACAGCTAGATCAATTTAAGCCTGTGGAAAGGGGGAAAGAATAGAGAAAATCGAAAAGCAACAGAACAACATACCTAGCAACATCCTCAAGATTAGTGGTTTCACGAACAACAACTGGAGCTGGTGTCATCACATCGCCCACCACCTGGCCATTGGTTTTACTGAGCAACTTTTGTACCTCATTAAAAGTCTGCAAAATGAATAATATTGGCGAGAAGAAAGCGCTGGTCAGACTTCAAAGTTTTCCTCTTTGCAAAGAAGTGAATGAAAATGCTTTGGAACCCACAGCACTATATCTCTTCATAACCATATAATGGATATAACACTGGTCGTCTAGAAAAAGATCTATAAATGATACGCCCATAAAATCCACCGCAATTGCTAAGACATACTATGCTAATAATAGATCCAGAAAATTATCAAGGAAAGAAATGAATTTGATCCAGAACAATTCTCACATACTTTCCAAGAGCTGTCAACTTCGGGAAACATGCTGTTGTCAGTTTTTCCACCACCACCTATCACATCAAATATTGCAATGATTTGTAATATGTATGAGAAGGTTATCTTGATCATTGTTTACAAAATATCTGATAGTCCATAGGACCTATATAGAAAATAATCCATTCATAACCTGACACTGAAACCAGTTCAGGCGAAAAAATTGATCAAACATAAATTTCCAATTCATTGTTTGAAACTACATGGAGTACATGCTTGAATTCATCTGTTCAAAACAAGTGAGGAAACAATTGGATATACCTCATTACTATCTTTTCGTTTTTTTATCAATAGCTCATCACCATTTTACCAGTCTTATAAGTAGAGAAGCCTTGAGCATTCTGGTAGTATGCAACAGTTGAACAGACTTAAATTTGATTAAGCCTCCAAACAAGCTACCAAACAAGAACCCCAGAGTCCATCACACAACACCCAACGGCCCAACCTCACTACCCAAAAAAAGATAATATATAAGTGTGTACTAAGTTCAGCTAAGCCACACAAATAACAGTAGGAGGACAGTGCTCAATTGACTGAAGACCAATCTACTGTTTTCTTTACGTCTGTAACATAATCTAGACACAAAAATATAAGTGGAAACATACAACTTCGAAGATAACACCAGGTAAATGGAGTGTTGGGGTGAGAGAGCTCTATGAAGAATAAGGAAAAGTGGTAGTTCAAAAGTGCAGAACCATGAGTGGGATGCAGGAAAACCTACTTCCTTTTCTTTGGAACGGGAGATACAGGAAAATGTTTGGAATCAGAAGGAGTGTGAGAGAAAATTCACTGATTTCTAGCCAAGTTGAATCAGTTTTGGTTGAACTGGTCTTTTGAACATGCAGGGAAAACCATTCTCTGCAGGACAAATTAATCCTTCGGCGCAGGGCCATTCAAAAGTAGTTATAATTCAAAGAAATTGTAAAGGTTTATTTTGTTCTCAATTGGAAAGAGGTGCCAGAAAGGCAGTCAATAAAATTCCAAGTATGATTATTTGGACAGAATTCAATTAGCAAGATCCAGACCACCATCTTTTGATATCTTAAGCCTCAATTAACAATATAAATAACTTGAATGGCAAGTATAGTTCCATATACACTTTACATGTTTAATTACCTGATATTGTATCCAGTGCAAGCAAGTCATAATCTGAAACAAGACCGACCTGCACCAACAAAGAACCGACATACATTATAATTTGCAGAATGTACTATGCTAACCTTGCCTCAGGTATATCATGCTTGTTTCCCTCACCCAAACATATAAAAATCAACAAGGCAGATATCGGGCACACAAATAGGATGCTAGAACTTCTCAGAAAACAAAGATATAAGATATTATACGGCAGTAACATCCAAACACTAAAAAAAAAATTTGGATGTTGTGACCTAGGCATCAGCATACTTACTTAAATGCATCATAAAATTTATACCGGACCAATCAAAGAAAGCAGTACAACACACAAGCAAATAGTTTCCTTGTCCGTTGTTAGTTCAGACCCTCAGATTAAGAACCAGGACTCTCAATGTGAATGCCTAAATTTCACAAATAATCAGACCGAGTATGTGTTACGTAAGAGACGACTCTGATACATAAGTTTCAGTCTTAAATAACAAATCACTTGTAAAGTCTAGCATTAAAATTGAACAGATTATATACAATGCAGTCAATGGCTAAATGCAATACCACCAAGAACAACCATATAATCAACTATACATTTAGACGAAGAAAAACATACACCAACTCAGAAAAATAAAAGCTTTACCAATTTCCAGTCACCGTCGATCACCGGAAACCCAGTGATTCTGTTCTCCACAAGAAGCTCTATAGCTGCAGTCACAAATGTCGATCCATCAGCAAAATGTCAAAATCAAAATTCGAATTGTTAAGCAAAGCTTCACTCAGATCAAAATCACCTTCATCTACAGTCGTAGTAGGATTCACCACATGCAAATCCTCTCTTCTCGTCATGAAATCACCAACCGTAAGAACTCCATTTTTGGACTGCAACATTTATGAAACTCCAATTTAATATACTGTAACTAAGTAAGCGTGCATTGCTCGATGAACGAAATTGAAATCAAATAAACTCCAAGGATGATGATATTTACCGAATTAGCCATGAAGGTGTCGCTAGCGGCGCCGGAGACGGCGAAGGACCTCCGCATGCCCAAACCGCGACACGTGGCGACGGACACCGAGAACGGCCTCCGGCCGGGAGAAGATAGAAGCAGCAGGCACGGCAGACGACTCGCCGGAGCTGCCGAGAGGTTAGAGAGAAGCGAAGGGTCTGGAACGAAAATCGAGGCCATTGGGTTTTGGTTTCCGGTGACGGAGTGTAGAAATGAGGGGGTTTTGTTTGCCGAGGAGTAACCGCCCAGTGATAGAGACTTGGGGTTAGCTAGCTGTTAAAATAACTGATTTAAAAATAATAAGTTTGCTGAGCTGGCATTTGTACGCGTGGCGCTCTAGCAGGGACGGTCTGGTGTACGACGGTGGGTGCGATGCCGTATTGGGGATGTAAACGCACGTCGTCGTCGTATCTTGGTGATTGGCTTTAAAACTTTGGCAGTATTACACTACGAAAGTACTTCTAACGAGGACCCTTAAGTTGAGGACTTTTTGGCTTATCTCATTTTTCGACTTATATCCATATCTTAACCGTTCAGTTTATAGGTATTTATGAGTAGATCATTTCTGCAAATTTTCAGCCATATTGAAAATCGTTAAGACATTCATAAGTGTTATTTACCAATTATAAACTTGAACGGTTCATGTTTGACATATTTGGTTCGTCCATTATTTTGATCTAGTTTGTTACCTTAATGATTACCGATTTGGCTAAAAATTTGTAGAGTTGATCTACACATATAGACCTAAAAACAGAACGGATGAGATGCCAAGATGTGAACGAAAAATAGGTCTTTTAAACCATAAACTGAAAAGTCCTCAATTTAAGGGTCTTTACTAGAAAGGTTTCCATTACACTATTACGTCCAACTCCAAAAAAAAGAACTAGTTTGCTTAAGCATCCACATTGAAGCAAACAATGGCGATTTCAGTGCCATCTCCTCGTCTGGTACTTATGGCATTGGCAATGGCGCTGCTGTCTCGGTTATGCCAGTAGCATGTGGTCATATTTGTACACATTGCATGAACTTTCTCACTTCACCATCTGCCAGTCTGAGAGTTTCTACTGTCTTGAACCCACCTCATCTGCTGAATCGTCAGAATTGATGAACAGAAAATGACCATCATGAACAAGGGACTCTGAAGCTCCATCATCTACTGCTGGGTGCCGCCCACTTCTGACTCCGACTCCATCGGCTGCTGTGCCTTCTTGCTCTGTATTTTCAGCAGTTCTGGTGTTCTAGTTTTACTAGTAGGAGGATCATGTGCATCTCTAGTTTTCTATGCATCCATTGATACATATATTGTGTGGCTATTTATTTTCTAGGTCGTGTTCTTTTGTATTATATATCATGAATGAATACAAGTATTTATTCATTTTGTATAGATTTTTAATATTCAGTAGCTTCTGGATGCTCTTTCCTATTTTGATATGGAAACTTACCCTTATTGGACTGAGCAATACCGATTCCTATCATGCTCGGTAATGATTTTTCCTAGGTCTATTACGATTCCTCTTGTCTTTAGAAAAGGAAAAATTAGCACTATATATTGAGGCATTGGCTCTGTTATTGTTATCAAATTCTTAGTTTAGATTCAGTAGCTATTTGTTCACTGATTTTGCTCAACTATGCACAACCCTCGGCATAGTTATACTTACAGGGACTCGTTTGTCATAAGTTCATAGGGAACATCTCTTTCAACGGTGGGTTTCATAATTTTTGGGGTTTTCCGGCAAACAAACATATGGAAGATCTATATAATTGTGTCGGACATGGAAAACAAATGTGAAGCTACAATCTAAAAGTTTATATTGTAGTTTTGCATTTGTTTTCCAAAACATGGCCCGTCTAACACGTTTATTTATATCTTTTATATGTCTTTATCAAAAATATCAAAAATTATAGAATCCTAGCTTGA encodes:
- the LOC101312764 gene encoding CBS domain-containing protein CBSX1, chloroplastic-like, with protein sequence MASIFVPDPSLLSNLSAAPASRLPCLLLLSSPGRRPFSVSVATCRGLGMRRSFAVSGAASDTFMANSSKNGVLTVGDFMTRREDLHVVNPTTTVDEAIELLVENRITGFPVIDGDWKLVGLVSDYDLLALDTISGGGGKTDNSMFPEVDSSWKTFNEVQKLLSKTNGQVVGDVMTPAPVVVRETTNLEDVARILLETKYRRLPVVDDSGKLVGIITRGNIIRAALQMKHASEMKI